atttgttttttaaagaaacagatgttgaaaaattatttttccttattctacaaataacgatttttcaaatttctttttaaaagaataaatcaatttttcagtaataaaatgttaTGTgcaattattttttctttttttttttaaattagtgttgtccgttagtcaaggggaataaatgagccaaaaagttgaattgaggggtagttttagcaaaatagatgaataaagggtatttttgttcttttcggttaaatttctaaaaaaaatatttgggagtttaactaaaagtgcaccacttatgcaaacataatatactattagtgctccatgtatgtatgattttgatccaaacacATAATATATGATTTTGGTCCCTTTCTCTAATATTGCGCCGTTCTGTTTCAACTTCACCCTTTCGTCCTCCAACTCCACACCTCTCAAAGAAAGGACAGAGAATCAGAAATTTTCAAGAGACTTTCTCTTGAGAATTCTTGCAAAATTTCATGCCATCCAATTTTTATCCATCCACCAGCACCCATTCTTGTTTCTCATGGAATACAGACAAAACCCACTTCCCCACAcccaaaatagccatatacaatAAGCTTAAAACCTGCCAAAGGTTAATAAATAAGCAAATTTACTTCCCTGTTTGTTCTTCATGGATTCCAGACAAACCCAACAAGCTCAAAACCTCACTTAACTCCCCAGGTGTATCTAATTCACATTCACTGAAAACTTCATTAaactttgaagaagaaaaaaagttgaATAATAATCCAGAAGCAACCCCCACTGTGCCTTTTTATCTTCCAGTCTTGATTTACCACTCAGATAGTCGTTTTAGATATATTTGGGATGGGAATGACTTAAAATTAGTCTCTCTTGATGGGAATGCCTTTTCTCTATCTGATTTTTGCTGTAATTTTGAAGATACAGTTCAAAAGTTGGTCAAAATTTGTAATTTGGGTATAAGAAATTTCTTTCTACCGAGAGAAGTTAGTCATAATTACCTTGAATATGTGAAGTGGAAGTTTGTTCATCGTGTTTCCAGCTCAGCTCTCCAAGTTCTGGCAACCCAGGTACACTTTTTCATACTTGTAAATTATTGTTATACAGTGAAAATTTCAAACTTTGGTTTTGTATGTACATATTTCAGCTAGTATTATACTTGTAAATTGTTGTTATAAAGTTAAAAAATCAAACTTTAGTTTTATGTTCATAAGCTAGTATTTGTTATAAAGTTAAATGTTCAAACTTTGGTTTTGAATGTTCATATTTCACCTATTAGTCTGGTAAATTATTGGTACATttgaaaaaatttaaattttgatattaaaaaaaagtaaattttGATATTTGAATAAGTTCAAATTCTGATATTGAATCTTCATATTGCAGCCATTGGACTTGTATATTGTTGGCATGCGGCAGAAACTCTAAATTTTGATATTGAATGTTCAAATTTCCTATTTTACTCTTAAAGTATTGGTATACCTAAAATAGCTAGTTTTTGATATTGAATTTTCGTATATAAGCTATTTAACTAGTTGTTTTTTTGAAGATGAGTTTAAAAATTTGGTATTGGATCTTCATATTTCAGATATTGAACTTGTAAATTGCTGTATACAGTGAGAAGTTTATTTTTGTGTTGAATCTTTTTATTTCAGCTACCAAACTTGTCAATTATTCCGGTAATAAAGTTTGGATTTTGATGTTGAATCTTCATATTTCGACTACTAAACTTGCAAAACTGTTGGTTAATGGTAAAAAGTTTAGATTTTCATTTTGCATATTCATATCTCAGCTATTGAACTTGTAAAACTTGTTTTATTAGTATATGGTGAAAAGTTTAAATTTTAGTACTGAGTTCGGGTTCTTCGACGGGAGCTCATGATAAGGTACAGTGACTCTAGTGTAATAGTCATTATGATCTTTATGTGGGAATTAGTCTTTTAGTAGTTCACTGGGGGAATTAGCCAGTATGATCTTTATGTCACTTGTTATATGTGTTGTACCTGCACAATATATAGGTTTAAGTGAGTTAGCATCCAAGGTGTGGATCACTCCAATACCTGCCTTGACATTGGCTTGTGTAATCGGTTGTATTTTGTGAATGACGATATGCAGGCTATGTTGCGGGCAATTGGAATTGGGAACTCTCGTTCACTTCCATCAGCTGCTGCACTAAATTGGGTCCTGAAGGATGGTCTTGGACGGTTGAGCAGGTGCATCTACACTGCTAGCCTAGCATCTTCTTTTGATACCAATCTTAAGGTATAGCTTTTCTAACATGAAACAACGGTGAATAATTTGTGCAACTCATCTTATAAAGCTTATTTTACTGAAGAATTAATTTCTATCTTTTGGGAGATGATGCTTATATCTTTTCGCAGAGTGTTTCTTACTTTGTTTTTTGGGGATTGACTGCAGAGAGTAAGGTTCTGGACATCTGTTCTCTTCAGTTTGAGCATTGGAGTTGAATTGTTGACTCCTGTATTCCCACAATACTTTTTGATGCTTGCATCAATTGCCAACATTGCTAAGCAAATAAGCCTTGCGTGTTACCTAGCCACTAGTGTAAGTCTCAGCTACAAAACATATGATGTTATATTTATATGCATGTTATGATACTTGTTAGATGTGAGCTAGTTATTTTGACTGTAAGCGATACCTTTTCCTTTATCTTGCCATTAAGCAGTTTACCATGTTTTAATTCCCTTTATATTTTCTAAAAATCCACTGCAATCTGACATATGAATTGATTTCTTCAATTTTTGTTATGTTGAGGGATATTAAGATCTGAAGTGCCTTTCACATATTCAAAAAAGCAGGCTAAATATATGCACTTAAGAGGCTTTGAATTTCTACTTTGAGGTCCGAAATCAACTATGGCATTTCAAGACTGATTGTACTTAATTTTGTCACTTGGTTGAATTGCTTTCGGAAAGTGAAATTAACTTAAGTTGAGTACTCTAGCCATCTAATTGCTTCCGCTAATGACCAATTCACTTCATAAATCGTAGAGATCTGAGAGAAACAATAATCTTTTGGATTTAAGCATTTTTAGCATATCTATAGCAGCTAGAAGAGAATTGATGCAATTATAGATCTCGAATTTGTCCTCTAACATGCAAGTGAATTATGGAATTATGAGGGAGGGATTACTGCTTGTTTTTGCCAGCTAATGTGGGAAATGGCTCTGTTCAGTAAGTGTAGTTGCTTAAATAGCCAAATCACATGCTCTTTTTTAGCAAtctgaataagtaaaagtgtcTTCTGGATTTATCAGTAACATCGAGAAATTTTGCGATAGATTTTTTTCCTGTTCGCGAATTTACTGTTGACATGTTTACAGACTGCTGTTCATAGAAGCTTTGCAATTGCCGATAACCTTGGTGAGGTTTCTGCAAAAGAACAGGTATTATATattattaattattcttattaaGTTTCAATGTTCCAATCTGACTATTGATTTATGTTTCAGATTCAAACAGTCTGCTTCGATAATCTTGGTCTTATGCTTGCTGCAGCCTTGAACATACTGTTTGCTAATAATCCAAGGTTCTTTATTTTTTCAACTTGAATTTCTGAAGTGCCGCTGTCATCTTTTATCTATAGTTTTGAAATTATTTAGAGATTCTTTTCCTTTGCTTTCATGACCTATCCATTTGGTCTGCCTTGTTGTGCTTGAAGTACAGTTTATAAAGCATGgctcttattatttcattttttgcaCTGTGATATGAGAAGTGAACATGTATTTTATATCTTCTAGTTCTACCATTTCCTCCTATAATAAGTTCCTAAAAGCAAAGAATCAGTTGGCACTTCTGCTAATCCTTGCAATGTAGATTCCTAACTTCTGGATGACGTAAAAGTTTGCAAGCAGGTCTACCATTTGTGATGTACCCAATCTTCTCAGTGCTTGATCTTTTTGGTATTTATCAAGGACTAAAGCAAGTGCATCTGCAGACATTAACTAAGGTTGGCCTTCATTCTCGATGCTGAAAGCCATTAGTAATCAAGTTTATTATACTGCCTTTTGTATAAAGGTATAGATTTGAATGAGGATCAACAACTCAAAATGACAAGAGTTGTTATATGTATTTGCTTAAAGGAGAAGATATATGTGATATTATGCCTTGGCCTACTTAACAGTCATTATTGTGTGAATGTTAATCATCTTAATGTGTTGATTCGGATACCACTCCTTATACATTGATTCCAGGATAGGCTTGACATCATTATAAGCACATGGATTCAACAAGGATTTGTTCCATCACCTGAAGATGTGAGTAAACAGGAGGGTATTGGCTTATTTTGGAGCAGAGGTAATTTCTAACTTGCATTTTGCCGTAACAATGAGTTAGTGCTACTTCATTATTAGAGAAACATTCTTAATTAGCTTTAATCAGGCAGAGAGCCGTGGTCTATCAGAATTGGTTGCTTAAATCCTAGTCCTTGCACAGCAAAGCTATCTGTGATGACGATGCAATCTTTGAGTAGTGAAGACCTCTATTTCTTGAGCCCAGAGAGTTTGACAAGTGAATTGAAAAGGAATCAGGAGGTATGTATAGCCAAAAAGTATAAGAGAGTTGTAATAAGGGGTAGGCAAGCTGTTACTCTTGTGAATGTGTTTCTTAAGCATTTCTCTTCTTGCTTTGCTTTTACAGTTTGGTATCCTACTTTATCTGCGGGAAGGGGCAGGCACTACAGATGTGATCAGGGGCATGTTGCATGTAAGACATTATTATATCCAGCTCTTATTCATCGTAGTAATGTGGAAATAATAAAAATATTCCACTTGTTTCTTGCCGAGCTCTTTATAATGGTTAGTATTGTGTCCAATGATGGTATTCTTTATAATAAGCAATTCTGGTGATTGACAGGCAAGTTATGTCCGTAAGGGTATAGAAGCTTGTGGTAGTTCTAGTGCAGTTCTCAAGCAATGGTTTTACCTGGTTGAAGATGGCAAGAGATTAACAGAACAAAATTTTAGCCTCTTATATGAGCAAGTGTTGTCTTTGGGATGGGCATGTAAGAATATTCTGTTGAGCACGCAGGAGCAAGCTCATCGCTATAGTTTTATAACTGACTGAGCATTTAGATATCTTCTTCCGGCTATGGTTGGTTTGCAAAGATGAAAGCGAATAAAGGGTCAAAGAAACTAAGACAAGGAGATTTTGTCCTCGTGTCCTTGTGTTTGTACAGAGATAATCGAAACATTTGGCATCTCTCAAATAAAAAGAGACGCCTTGTACAAGTCCGTGAGTACTGGCTAGGTAAAGAGAGCAACTGTTGTACAAATTTTTAGTGGCTTTCTCCAAGTTGTAGATTAACTGATGAAGGTTAAGACTGTTAACCAAGTTTTCCTCATTTATCCATTTTGTCTGAAGGGTTTTGTAATCATCTCATCTAATAACTTTGATACATTTTATTTATGAATATACATGCTCCATTTGAGCAAGTCAGATTCTTTTTAACTGGTGGATATCTTTACATGGTGATTAGCACAAGACTAGAATTCAATACCTTTACTTAATTTTGATACTTCATTTAGGTAGGGGTGATCACATAATTCAGCAGAATATAACTTAAAAAACCCTTCTCAGCTCCCTCTGGATACTCCAATATATGGCACTGTAGTTGTGACTTGGAACAACACTAGAGAGGAAAGTCATTTTGAACTCGTCGCACCACTCTACAGCCTAGAATATCTTTAGTAAAGATTTAATTATGGGTTGTCCTTTCTCAAACCTTAGCAAGCTTACATAACAGATGTACAAGAATATCACAACCTTTTTTAAGCAAATCATAATCTTGTTAACCACTTAATGACTGAGCACTTGATTGACATAAGAGTGTTGCAGTTTGACAGTTGAACAGTTCACACTCACAGTTGTCAACAAAATTGCAATATACCATCAAAAAGTTGTTACATcgtttaaaatcttttttttggCTTGACCCATCCGGTGTCCAAAACAGACTCGCTGTTTAACATCTTTACCAAAGCATATTTCTCATTAAAGCAAGCAATACAACATTAGCATCATCCTGAGATAAAATCTTCAAAATCATAGGCCATCATTTGTTACGTAGCAAGCCAGATGTAGATAGAAGCCGTAATGCTTGACTAGAATTGTTTAAAACGGCTGATGATCTTGACACCTGCATCTTGCGTTTCTTTAAGAATTCCAGCGAGTTATCTAAGCACGGAGGAGGCGGTAGATCCTTCAAAATAACCGGTCCAGAGCTGTCGAAGCCAACAAAAGTACAGTGAGTAAATAAGAGCGAATTatcaaaattatattaattaaACCAGAAAGAGCATGATGCTCACCCCGAGCTTTTGGATCTTTTCTTTTTAGAGGTGGGTTTCTTCTCATGTTCTTCCTCTGAGTCTGATGAGAAAACCTTCCTGCACACAATTTAAATGCTCTTTTTCAAGAACTGAGAAGTATGAAAAGTATAAGCTAAGAATACAGTAAGAAATGCAACAACTAACTTACTTCTCACGAGCTGCAAGGATTCTCACAATCTCATCAGGTAGCATTCCTCTATTGTCTTTTGAGTCCTGGGCATTCTCAGGTTCTTTTGTGTCTTCAATGCTTTCATCATTTTGTGTAGGCCGTGGAGTTAACTTTTGAGCCCATTGTCTACGACGTTCCTTCCCTTCTCGAACAACTCTACAACAGAGCAGTCATTTCATGACAAATGATGCAAAGACCGCAAGTTGCTCATGTTTTGCAAGTAAAGGCTATAATCCCCAGGCAAAGACTACGAAATTAGACATGTGGAATTTCCCACATATAACCTCCATATGAAGAAAATTATAGGCAGATTTTACTAGTTTTCAGGACTTAAATAATGGGTCATCTCTAGTGTTATATATAACAGGTTCAGTTGTTTAGAGGGCCATAAGCGAATCTAAGATGCCATCGACACTATAGGTATGCATGGCACATAGAATTTTCATATTTCCTTGAAGCTAATACTAACTTACATTTATCCTACAAAACCATCATAACAAACCAGTTTGAAAAGACAACATTTCAAGACTAAAACCATATATCTGAATATCAAGCCTAAAACTTATAAACTCTCCTCTACTCGCGTTACGATAATTTTGTACAGAAATGCAACTTTCTCTAGTTCAAACCTTAAGATGTATGGAGTAAATAGCTTTCTTATAATCAAACTACATTCAGCTCTTATAACCAGATAAATTGAGCAGTCATGCCAGAATCCTATCTCAAAATTAGAAGTAATAAGAAGAAAGTCCCAGATAATAACTATACTATTAGTTAAGTGACCATCTGAGAAATTAACTCCATACCTACCTACACATTCTTTCCTAGCATTACAGAAACTTTAAATTTTTAACTTCTAAGTAccttcccttaaaaaaaaaaaaatcttcgcAAAAATTTAAATAAACGAACAGAGCATACCTAGCCTTATTTTCTCTTTCAACTTTTCTAAGGTCCTCATGATTTTGAATTCCCTGCAATGGAAAACAAACCAATTAGCTCAAACATCTGCTATCACAAAAAAGACGGTAATTTGATAAGAGATAAAGAAACCTGTAAGGTGGTTAGTTCTTCAGGGGCATCAGAATCGCTATCTTCTCCTCTTCCCGACATATTTGATTCAACAAAGTAGTATCTCACTTCTGCAAAGGTTTTTAAGGTTAGGGTTTTGGGCCAGAACTAACGGAGTTTACTTGTGAAATATTTTTCGACTTACCCCAATGTTACCCAAAATATTAAAAACATCCCACAACTTTGCACTGACCTCCTATCTAGTTTGTCCAAATTAAATGTACCTCCCTCGTGGATTTAAAATTaactttattttaattttaaggATGGTGGTGTCTGGCCCACTTTGCGACTATTTCGCAGTATCTACCGGCTATCACCTCCCAACTAGCACAATTACTAGATAATTCTACTTACCAAAAATTAGGCAGATGAGTTTTGGCACATCTTTTGTAAGATTTGAATCACCAGACACATTGTGATGAGGAATTCATATCAGTTTTTAGTTCTCCTTATAAAAATCTTTTGGTCATCAAATTTATATGAGTTTTTAGAAAACGCGCAATCTCGATCGGTGGTAAGATTTAAAATCTAGACAAACTCAAAAGGCAAAACTTGTAAGCCAAATGAGTAACATCacaaaaataaagtgaaaaaagtaaGTTATAACGTAAGTTGATGTATAAAAATAATCTAagcaggcgtttggccatgaaaattaaatatttttcactttagttggaattttgaagttggagttgactAACGGCCCACACCCAATATCGGgtcaaaaatcaaatatttttcactttatcgGGCCAAAAATACGCCTGCCTTTAACGTTTTGGCTCAAATTGCCTTATGACAAACGACCCACACCCAattaaaataattcaaaattatttAATATGTGGCATCACATGATTGGCCTAATTTTGGTcccataataatttttttttaaaaagtgctctctctctctctctacactCACCGGCCCACCCAACCCCCTTTGATCCATTCTCTTCTCTCTTCCATTTTAGTCTTCTTTCTCCCATCAATCTCTCCCTCCTCCAATATTTTTTCTAATTACTTATTTGTTTGCTAATTTTCTAAAAGTAAACCATTTAATTATGCaaaattattttgattatgacaaaaaataattaaattagttTGAGTTTGAATCTGATCCTAAGTTTTTATTGAGCTTATTTGTATTGAAATTTAGTTGAATACcgccaaaaaaaattgtttaatcTCCTGAAACCTCCATAAAATTTGGACATTCATTGATGAACATTGACCTCAATTTGAAAATTTAATTTCGAGAGTTGTTGGTGATTTGAACTTGTTATATGTTGGAATTTGGTTCTTAAGCTCAAGCGTGGTTAAGTATACTTGGAAAAAAAATCATTAAAGAAGTGAACTAAAGTCGTCAATGAAGGAGCTTTTCGAAGCTTGCTTTAAATTTCTAAATCTGAAAATTTGGGTGTTTAAATCAATTGGGTGATACTATTTTTAAAGTTGGTCGCATAAATAACCATCGAATTAGGGCTTAGAACCTGAAGAAAGAAGCAGAAAACTCTATGGATGTCATTAATAAAGCTTGACATGGTGGTGGTAGAGATTTTCGCACACAGACCGGGTCAAAATACGGGTCAtggatgaatttttttttaatttgggaaGGGTTTAAATTTGGGTCAATCAGATCCGGccacataataaataaatatttaattatttattttaatgtGACTATTAAAAAATAAGGGCAAGTAGAGCCAATAGGTTAACAGCAGGGGCATATTTGACCTAATAGATGGACGGAGGGAAATATTATACCAAATCCAATAGTTCGTTTAAAAACatagcgtttggccatgaaaattccaaatacaacttgtgtgaagttgtatttggaatttgaaaaacacccaaaaacttattttcacttttttcactttcagtttTGGACTGTTACTTTTGTCtttcatttttcaaattttaccctaaaaaaaattatttttataaaaaggACCCCCATTTATTTTAACCAATACCAAGGGTAAATATACCCAACTATCGTATCTACCGACTTCCCCTCATAAAATCTCTCAACCTTTCAGTAGTGAACTCATCATCTACTCCTCTTTATGCTTTCTCAAATCTCCAACTGATGGCACCATAGTTCTTCATCCGGAAAACGGTGCATCTTCAAGCAAAACAAATAGTAGCGATGACCTTCTTTGACGGTAATTGCTAAAATTTATTAGCATTTTCTTTACTTTATTATACTGTGATTTTTCTGTACAACCTTAAATTGAAATTGTATTCGTTCAATTTTCACAAGTTTCTTGTAAGTGTCCATTGAAAAATATGCGCATATCTAGTAGTGACATTGAGTCAAACAACGACATTGAGGATTACATCTTATGCGTTGCAATTTCTAATTAGTGTGAACAGGTCACTCGATAACATAGGTTATTATCTCGCATACCGCAACTTACATCTAGGCCTTGTGTGGCATGGGCCGTTGATTTTCTTAGGGGACATCGCATGCGTATGTATGAATATACACATTTCTATCCTGAGACATTTTGTCGTCTTATCAACATGATAAAACAAAACAATTTATTGCCAACCGACCATCGAACCACACGTGTTACAGTTGAGTAGTATGTGGCCATTTTCCTGACTGTTGTTGCACGTAATGATAGTCAGCGCTCGGAAAGTGAATGTTTTCAACATTCACTCGAGACAATCAACCCGCATGTTAGAAAAGTCACTAAAGCAATTAGTCGACTGGCGCCAACACTTATAAATCCAACAAATATGTCCGGCATACATCGAAAGATTCAACATAGTAGCCATTTTTTGCCTTACTTTAAGGTAAAACCTTAAGCCCTATAAGATTGGAATTGGTGCACCAGATGACTTTCAATTTGGGTTCCTCCTTGTTAGTTATCAATAccattatccacatttcatatTCGGAGGAAAAGTTGTCTCTGTAATTATTTCCTCACTGCTTCTTTTATTCTATTTGATGATTCTATATTTGACTTTGGTAGGATTGTGTTGGTGCGATTGATGGGACATATGTACAAGGAGAGGTCCCGAAATATAAACAACAGGCCTATCGTAACCGCAAAGGATTTACTTCACAAAATGTCTTATCTGGATGTGATTTTGATATGTGGTTCACCTTTATCGCAGCTGGTTGGGAAGATACTGTACATGACAGTAGAGTGCTTGAGAATGCAATTGTTGGCCCAGAAGCAAAATTTCTTTTTCAACCACAAGGTATATAACCTGAAATACATTAGTGATAAGAACTGATATGTTTTGATAAcatgacaaaccctaaggaaccagatacaattaggttcacctgtctgaacttggttaaccttatgatatctcatatgttgtTTTTCTAACATGCTCCTTGAAGGATCAGATGCCTGCAGGATTTGCTCATATATGAGAGACCAGATATGTTAATTCAGAAGGACCAGATGAGATAAGGTATCCAGCCTGCTCAGCCAACAATGCAGCTGTAGAGCTACTGACAGTGTATCCAGTACTTACAacttgttcgaagaacagatgagGAACCAGGTTCCTCTAGATAAAGGTCCTGATCATTGAAGCTGAAAGTCCAAATCCACAGTTGTAAAGCGTGCTGCTGAAAAGTATAATGTAGTTGTACATAAGTACCTCAGCAAGGCTGATTGATTAACGGTCCAGATTTTATGAGTGGTCatctctactctctctctctctctctctctctctctctccgtgCTTATAAAGACATCTCTCCgtgcatataaagacatcatcttcTAAGAGAAAACTCATTCTTGCACAATCCGAAAATTGCTCCATACAAAGTACAAGTCTCCACCTTTCAATGTGTTCCTTAAGATAAGAGCCTCAGCAACCTGAAGGACCAGGTCCAGAACTGAAGAtgttttaggtccttaggttgttgagtctttattcttttgtgcttaaattgtaaacctactcttccataaaaacagttgtttgtaggtgttctaaattctcaaggttgttTCTACAAGCTCttaagtggtacactaggctagagttaacttagttgtattagtgtgtgtctagagttagtcactgtggtgaattctcaaatagtgcctttgagtggtacactacgCTGGagtgagtctaggtgtattagtgtgcttggctaggCGTGGCCAAGTGTgagggttgcataagcgttattgtaagggtgaggggttatAGGAGTTAAGTTCTAGCTtgcaatagagttgtaacctaagtttgctcggttagtggagttgaaatcttgCTAGGGTAggttgtggtttttaatcccttgagcaaggagttttccacgtaaaaatcttgtgttgattcttGTACTGCATCGCATAACGGAACTgatacacaaccaggtccctcatatactgtttggtggacgcacagcctgtaacaattggtatcagagttgTTTCTTTCTCAAAGGTTAAAAACTAGAGAGGATCTTCATCATGGCTAGTTCACCAAGCTTAGAGAAAGGAGAATCTATCACAAGACCACCAAGATCCAACAGAGAATATTATGGATGGTGGAAGGAGAGAAGGAATAACTTTTCATGACTGAGAATCTAAGCTGTGGGGCATCGTTTATGAAGGACCTTATGTTCCTATGAAAAGTTGCGGGGATGGATCTGGGATTGGTCAAAGATTGAGAAGAAGCAAGAGTTGACCGACCCAGTTTCCGGAAAAGGAAGAAGGCTGGAGTGAGAAGAGgcaatcaaaaattattttaataatatTTACTTGGATAGTGACTGCTCAAGGCATATAACTAAAAGAGTGGATGATTTCCTCTCACTCAAGGCCTACCAATGAGGGAATGTGTCTTTTGGAAATGGCAAGAAAGGTCACATTCTTGGTCGTGGCAAAAAATTGGTAAGACATCCTCCCATGAACCGAAAATGTGGCACAGAGGAACCTCGTCCCTACAAAAACAGAAGAAGCAGCAAAATCTCCAGAAGGCATAGAGGAACTTGGTCCCTCTATCACTCTACTTGCTGAAAGATGATTCTGCAATAGAGGGGACCAGGTAGCAGACATCTTCACCAAGGCACTAAGCAGGGAGGAATCTATAGTAGATAGGTTTGATCGAGCTCAACTTGTTGCATTTCCTCAAACATCTTCAGGCTTGGCTATGTTAAGAGGAAAGGTACAATGTTAAAAGGTGTTTTTCGTGGCATCTAACTTACTCTTGTACTGTTACAAGTACACACATGTGGCAGGATCAGGATAACACAAGCATAAGTGACATTGTATATCTCAAAGCTCTTGCCTCTACTTCAAAATTTTCAAGGGACTCGGTCCCTACGACTTAGGTTAGTAGTCTCTTCAGTGCTTAATATGTCTCGAACTGCCTAGAATGCCACGTCATTAAGACTCTTCCGCTTTCTATTTCAATTTAAGCCCTTTAAATGCCTGACCAT
Above is a genomic segment from Lycium barbarum isolate Lr01 chromosome 12, ASM1917538v2, whole genome shotgun sequence containing:
- the LOC132621441 gene encoding protein root UVB sensitive 4 isoform X2, which produces MPSNFYPSTSTHSCFSWNTDKTHFPTPKIAIYNKLKTCQRLINKQIYFPVCSSWIPDKPNKLKTSLNSPGVSNSHSLKTSLNFEEEKKLNNNPEATPTVPFYLPVLIYHSDSRFRYIWDGNDLKLVSLDGNAFSLSDFCCNFEDTVQKLVKICNLGIRNFFLPREVSHNYLEYVKWKFVHRVSSSALQVLATQAMLRAIGIGNSRSLPSAAALNWVLKDGLGRLSRCIYTASLASSFDTNLKRVRFWTSVLFSLSIGVELLTPVFPQYFLMLASIANIAKQISLACYLATSTAVHRSFAIADNLGEVSAKEQIQTVCFDNLGLMLAAALNILFANNPSLQAGLPFVMYPIFSVLDLFGIYQGLKQVHLQTLTKDRLDIIISTWIQQGFVPSPEDVSKQEGIGLFWSRAKLSVMTMQSLSSEDLYFLSPESLTSELKRNQEFGILLYLREGAGTTDVIRGMLHASYVRKGIEACGSSSAVLKQWFYLVEDGKRLTEQNFSLLYEQVLSLGWACKNILLSTQEQAHRYSFITD
- the LOC132621443 gene encoding uncharacterized protein LOC132621443: MSGRGEDSDSDAPEELTTLQGIQNHEDLRKVERENKARVVREGKERRRQWAQKLTPRPTQNDESIEDTKEPENAQDSKDNRGMLPDEIVRILAAREKKVFSSDSEEEHEKKPTSKKKRSKSSGSGPVILKDLPPPPCLDNSLEFLKKRKMQVSRSSAVLNNSSQALRLLSTSGLLRNK
- the LOC132621441 gene encoding protein root UVB sensitive 4 isoform X1, whose protein sequence is MPSNFYPSTSTHSCFSWNTDKTHFPTPKIAIYNKLKTCQRLINKQIYFPVCSSWIPDKPNKLKTSLNSPGVSNSHSLKTSLNFEEEKKLNNNPEATPTVPFYLPVLIYHSDSRFRYIWDGNDLKLVSLDGNAFSLSDFCCNFEDTVQKLVKICNLGIRNFFLPREVSHNYLEYVKWKFVHRVSSSALQVLATQAMLRAIGIGNSRSLPSAAALNWVLKDGLGRLSRCIYTASLASSFDTNLKRVRFWTSVLFSLSIGVELLTPVFPQYFLMLASIANIAKQISLACYLATSTAVHRSFAIADNLGEVSAKEQIQTVCFDNLGLMLAAALNILFANNPSLQAGLPFVMYPIFSVLDLFGIYQGLKQVHLQTLTKDRLDIIISTWIQQGFVPSPEDVSKQEGIGLFWSRGREPWSIRIGCLNPSPCTAKLSVMTMQSLSSEDLYFLSPESLTSELKRNQEFGILLYLREGAGTTDVIRGMLHASYVRKGIEACGSSSAVLKQWFYLVEDGKRLTEQNFSLLYEQVLSLGWACKNILLSTQEQAHRYSFITD